The following is a genomic window from Hymenobacter sp. APR13.
GGAAAACTCGGTGTACGCCCTGCTGCACCTGCCGCAGTTGGATCTGCTGCTCATCGGCCATAATTTCCAGGGCGTGCAGGGCATTAGTCTGAGCGAGAAGAAGCTGGCATTTGCCACGGCCCTGCCGCCGGCGGCCATCTTCGATATGGTGTATTCCGAAGTCCGGCAGCGGCTGTACGTGGCCCTCGGCGACGGTACTCTGGCCGTGCTGCGCGCCCCCGACTGGCGCGTGGAAACCCTTCTCCGCCTCTCCGACAAAAGCCTGCGCTGCCTGGCCCTGAATGAGGAGCGCAACGAGCTGGCCGTAGGCGGCTCCGACTGGCAGCTGCGCCTGCTCGACGCCGACTCGCTGGCCGTGCGGCGGCAGTGGGAGGGCGGCACCAATTCCATCTTCACGGCCGCCTACTCGCCCGATGGCCGCTACCTGCTCACGGCCGGCCGCGATGCCCACCTGCGCCGCTGGGACCTGGCCGCCGACTGCGCCGAGCAGCTCAGCATTGTGGCCCACCTGTTCACCATCAACCACCTCGCCTTCAGCCCCGACGGCTCGCTGCTGGCCACCTGCAGCATGGACAAAAGCATCAAGCTCTGGGACGCCGAAACGCTGCAGCTGCTGCGCGTGCTGGACAAAGCGCGGCACGCCGGCCACGGCACCTCCGTCAACAAGTTGTTTTGGCCGGGAAGGCAGAATAGGCTAGTTTCGTGTAGCGACGACCGCAGCCTGGCCGTGTGGCAGCTGAGCAGCGGAAGCTAACCGCCAGCACGGTTGTCACTCCGGTCCCGGTCCGAAAGCAGCTGTCTGCCGGTTGTTATATGCTGATGTTGGCACATCGTCGTTTAGATGGCGCAACCGGCCACCGGTCCGACGGCTGTTGCCGTTAGGCCGCGGCGGGTGCCTGCTGGCAGAATCCATCTGGCCGGCCCACTTCTACTCCCCACTCCTATGAAAATTACGGCCCTCGATATCCGTCAGAAAACCTTTGAAAAAGCCTTCCGGGGCCTTGATAAGGACGAAGTGCAGGCGTTTCTGCTCACCCTTTCGCAGCAGTGGGAGCGGATGGGCGACGAAAACCGCGAGCTGCGCGTGAAGCTCGACCACGCCACCCAGGACGTGAGCAAGATGCGCGAGGTGGAAACCAGCCTCTACCGCACCCTCAAAACGGCCGAAGACACCGGCAACAGCATCACCGAGCAGGCCCAGCGCGACGCCGAGCTGCGCATCCGCGAAGCCCAGCTGAAAGCCGAGCAGCTGCTGGCCGACGCCCGCCAGAAAGCCCGCCTCCTGGTGGAAGACGCCTATCAGCAGGCCGAGAAAACAGTGGCCGAGATGCAGAAGGAAGTGAGTGGCTTGGGCCAGGAGTGCCAGCGCCTCGAAGCCCAGCTCGACAGCCTCGTGCGCGACCTGCACCACCTGGCCTCCGATGCGCTGGACAAGGTGGAAAAAGCCAAGGCCCGGCCCAAAGCCAGCACGGCGGCCATCCTTTCGCGGGCAGCCAGCGTAAAAGTGACCCGGACCTCGTCCGATTCACCTGAAAACTCTGCCCCCATGTTCGTTTCCACTGCTTCTACTTCGTCGGCCGCGGCTGTGGCCGGCGGTTCTGCTGCTTCGTTTGGCGGCTCGGCCCCGGCTTTTCCGGCGGCCCGTCCCACGGCCCAGCCCGGCGCCTACAACCCCAAGCCCGGCCAGCAGCCCGAGCCCGGCCAGCCGGAAAAACCCGAGCAGCCCAGCCAGCCTAATAAGCCCAACCAGCCCGACCCCGAAATTGAGCGTCCCGGCTCCCCGGTGCCCGGCGC
Proteins encoded in this region:
- a CDS encoding WD40 repeat domain-containing protein — encoded protein: MPFLHRPQAHKLTALTGHLDCVYTLAGTPGSDTFYSAGADGLVAAWRAAEDAQDGELVAKVENSVYALLHLPQLDLLLIGHNFQGVQGISLSEKKLAFATALPPAAIFDMVYSEVRQRLYVALGDGTLAVLRAPDWRVETLLRLSDKSLRCLALNEERNELAVGGSDWQLRLLDADSLAVRRQWEGGTNSIFTAAYSPDGRYLLTAGRDAHLRRWDLAADCAEQLSIVAHLFTINHLAFSPDGSLLATCSMDKSIKLWDAETLQLLRVLDKARHAGHGTSVNKLFWPGRQNRLVSCSDDRSLAVWQLSSGS
- a CDS encoding DivIVA domain-containing protein; this encodes MKITALDIRQKTFEKAFRGLDKDEVQAFLLTLSQQWERMGDENRELRVKLDHATQDVSKMREVETSLYRTLKTAEDTGNSITEQAQRDAELRIREAQLKAEQLLADARQKARLLVEDAYQQAEKTVAEMQKEVSGLGQECQRLEAQLDSLVRDLHHLASDALDKVEKAKARPKASTAAILSRAASVKVTRTSSDSPENSAPMFVSTASTSSAAAVAGGSAASFGGSAPAFPAARPTAQPGAYNPKPGQQPEPGQPEKPEQPSQPNKPNQPDPEIERPGSPVPGAPNPDVQPDVRPGRTEQPEIPQPVQPMHPGQTDQPVMQAAAVTAEKSFFDEI